The Glycine soja cultivar W05 chromosome 8, ASM419377v2, whole genome shotgun sequence genome has a window encoding:
- the LOC114421625 gene encoding calmodulin-binding transcription activator 4-like isoform X1: protein MTPGYEYDINDLHQEAQARWLKPAEVMYILQNHEKFQFTQEVPQQPTSGSLFLFNKRILRYFRRDGHNWRKKSGGRTVGEAHERLKVLNVEALNCYYARGEQNPAFQRRSYWMLDPAYEHIVLVHYRNTSEGKLSSGAGAQLSPSSSVYTQSPSPYSTQNPGSTSILGDSYEPNQSFSSPGSTKVTSEIFVLNNKMGHMDWADTESGTSSELEVTQALRRLEVQLSLNEDNFEDIVSFGSKHETVHDSNPKHDQRVISNQEQSAAFSRPDDQGLFYDGCNGRQDHGYPDANEKALWTEQLESHKSSSAVKLPQKNVYMPAENQENSVSSARRVPVSNQENSHWLNFNCNNSENSAVFSQPQGVDEVKFPAYSSMLETQVINSDYYETLFDQSQIGAPPDANSSLTVAQKQKFTIKTISPEWGYATETTKVIVVGSFLCHPSDSAWACMFGDVEVPIEIIQDGVISCEAPSHLPGKVTLCITSGNWESCSEVREFEYHDKTNSCTRCTQSETEATRSPEELLLLVRLGQMLLSASTIKNDNIESGIPLIKPKADDDSWSHIIDALLVGSGTSSGTVDWLLEELLKDKFQQWLSFRSREKDEETGCSLSKKEQGIIHMVAGLGFEWALNPILTCGVNINFRDINGWTALHWAARFGREKMVASLIASGASAGAVTDPNAQDPTGKTAASIAASSGHKGLAGYLSEIAVTSHLSSLTLEESESSKSSAYLQADMTVNSVSKENLTANEDQASLKDTLAAIRNVTQAAARIQSAFRSHSFRKRRAREATASTGGIGTISEISAMSKLAFRNSHEYNSAALSIQKKYRGWKGRRDFLALRQKVVKIQAHVRGYQVRKHYKVIWAVGILDKVVLRWRRKGAGLRGFRQEMDINENEDEDILKVFRKQKLDVEIEEAVSRVLSMVDSPDAREQYHRMLEKYRQAKAELAGTSDEASLSTSVGDDLFMDDFYPFP, encoded by the exons ATGACACCTG GTTACGAGTATGATATTAATGATCTGCATCAAGAGGCTCAAGCCAGATGGTTGAAGCCTGCAGAAGTGATGTACATTTTACAGAATCATGAAAAGTTCCAGTTCACCCAAGAGGTCCCACAACAGCCAACCA GTGGATCCCTGTTTCTGTTTAACAAAAGAATCCTGCGATACTTCCGTAGAGATGGTCATAACTGGCGTAAGAAAAGTGGTGGAAGAACTGTGGGAGAAGCACACGAAAGGCTGAAG GTTCTAAATGTTGAAGCCTTAAATTGTTACTATGCACGCGGAGAGCAGAACCCTGCTTTCCAGAGGCGGAGCTATTGGATGTTGGATCC GGCATATGAGCATATTGTTCTTGTGCATTATAGGAACACAAGTGAG GGAAAGCTAAGTTCTGGAGCTGGGGCACAATTGTCACCAAGTTCTTCTGTCTATACTCAGAGTCCTAGCCCATATTCTACTCAGAATCCAGGGTCAACATCCATACTTGGTGATTCATATGAACCTAATCAGAGTTTCTCCAGTCCTGGGTCTACAAAAGTTACATCTGAGATATTCGTTCTGAACAATAAAATGGGTCACATGGATTGGGCAGATACAGAATCAGGAACCTCATCTGAACTCGAGGTTACTCAAGCTTTGCGCCGATTGGAGGTACAgttaagtttgaatgaggacaACTTTGAAGATATTGTTTCCTTCGGCAGTAAGCATGAAACTGTTCATGATTCAAATCCCAAGCACGATCAAAGGGTGATCAGCAATCAAGAGCAATCTGCAGCTTTCTCTAGACCCGATGATCAAGGGCTATTTTATGATGGATGTAATGGAAGGCAAG ATCATGGTTACCCTGATGCAAATGAAAAGGCTTTATGGACAGAGCAGCTGGAATCACATAAGTCCTCATCTGCAGTCAAGTTACCTCAGAAAAATGTATACATGCCAGCTGAAAAT CAGGAAAATTCAGTATCTTCTGCAAGAAGGGTACCAGTTTCCAACCAGGAAAACAGTCACTGGCTCAACTTCAACTGTAATAATTCTGAAAACT CAGCTGTTTTCTCACAACCTCAAGGTGTTGATGAAGTCAAATTTCCTGCCTATTCTTCTATGTTGGAAACACAAGTAATTAATTCTGACTACTATGAAACATTGTTTGACCAAAGCCAAATTGGAGCACCACCAGATGCAAATTCAAGCTTGACTGTTGCACAAAAACAGAAATTTACTATTAAGACTATCTCCCCAGAATGGGGTTATGCCACCGAGACTACCAAG GTCATTGTTGTTGGGTCTTTTCTCTGTCATCCCTCGGATTCTGCATGGGCTTGTATGTTTGGTGATGTTGAAGTTCCTATTGAGATAATTCAGGATGGTGTAATCTCTTGTGAAGCTCCATCTCACCTTCCTGGAAAGGTTACTCTGTGCATTACTTCTGGAAACTGGGAGTCCTGCAGTGAAGTCAGAGAGTTTGAATATCATGATAAGACCAATAGTTGCACTCGATGTACTCAATCCGAAACAGAAGCCACTAGAAGTCCAGAAGAGCTGTTATTACTTGTTAGATTAGGGCAGATGCTTCTTTCTGCATCAACAATAAAGAATGACAACATAGAATCTGGAATTCCTCTAATAAAACCGAAAGCTGATGATGATTCATGGAGCCATATTATAGATGCTCTTCTAGTTGGCAGTGGAACGTCGAGTGGTACTGTTGATTGGCTTCTTGAAGAGCTTCTAAAGGATAAGTTTCAACAGTGGCTTTCTTTCAGATCACGGGAAAAAGATGAAGAGACAGGCTGCTCTTTGTCCAAGAAAGAGCAAGGGATTATTCACATGGTTGCTGGGTTAGGTTTTGAGTGGGCCTTGAACCCTATTCTCACGTGTGGAGTTAATATAAATTTCCGTGACATCAATGGATGGACTGCCCTTCATTGGGCTGCACGTTTTGGAAG GGAAAAAATGGTTGCTTCACTTATAGCTTCTGGAGCATCTGCTGGAGCTGTGACAGATCCAAATGCACAAGATCCAACTGGTAAAACTGCTGCATCTATTGCAGCCAGCAGTGGGCACAAGGGACTGGCAGGGTATCTTTCAGAGATAGCTGTAACAAGCCATTTGTCATCGCTTACACTGGAAGAGAGTGAATCATCTAAAAGTTCTGCTTATCTTCAGGCGGATATGACTGTTAACAGTGTCTCCAAGGAAAATCTTACTGCCAATGAGGATCAGGCGTCACTCAAAGATACCTTGGCTGCTATCAGAAATGTAACTCAGGCAGCTGCGCGGATACAATCTGCTTTTCGCTCACATTCTTTTAGAAAACGGAGAGCAAGAGAAGCAACTGCTAGTACAGGTGGCATTGGTACCATTTCAGAGATTTCTGCTATGTCAAAACTTGCCTTTCGGAACTCACACGAATATAATTCAGCTGCTTTATCCATTCAGAAGAAATATCGAGGTTGGAAAGGTCGTAGAGATTTCTTAGCATTGCGCCAAAAAGTAGTGAAGATACAG GCTCATGTGAGGGGTTACCAGGTTAGGAAGCATTACAAGGTAATATGGGCAGTTGGAATCTTGGACAAGGTTGTCCTACGATGGAGGAGAAAAGGAGCTGGTTTACGAGGTTTCCGACAAGAGATGGACATCaatgaaaatgaagatgaagatattCTCAAGGTGTTCcgaaaacaaaaattagatgTAGAAATTGAAGAGGCTGTTTCAAGGGTGCTGTCCATGGTTGACTCACCGGATGCTCGTGAGCAATATCATCGCATGCTTGAGAAATATCGTCAAGCTAAG GCTGAACTTGCGGGTACGAGTGACGAAGCATCATTATCAACTTCTGTAGGAGATGACttatttatggatgatttttatCCATTTCCCTAA